From Watersipora subatra chromosome 8, tzWatSuba1.1, whole genome shotgun sequence, a single genomic window includes:
- the LOC137402420 gene encoding uncharacterized protein F54H12.2-like — translation MSLIFEHSCLAAKPELDIFSAPPTMAALEDSWSTEYLPTTSLDDTSPIKFMISGDSNHYIDPYSSYLYLEVKITKQDGTDIDAGTQIGPVNLLAHSLFGQVDVWLNDTLITSSSNLYHYRAYLETLLSFSDESKKSQLTMSLYSKDTPGQMDDIADANTGLVARRGFTDKSKTVPLICKLHSVIFFQKRLLLNGVDMQIKLIRNSDKFVLMGANNSTHKLKITAASFFGGIDKIPNEEFTFPSCAVINTKPHTERGEHWVCFIKNRDRTGIYFDSYGYAPYNLPEVGDVLANCIDWTYNAKSLQTPFSTVCGEYCIFFLTHMAKGFPLDHIINLLDDNGDTFANDAFVYSYTIHKYRNVINTTIAV, via the exons ATGTCACTTATATTCGAGCATAGCTGCTTAGCCGCTAAGCCAGAGCTAGATATATTTTCAGCTCCACCAACAATGGCTGCGTTAGAAGATAGTTGGAGCACTGAGTATTTACCCACCACATCTTTAGACGATACGAGTCCAATAAAATTCATGATTTCGGGAGACTCAAACCACTACATAGACCCTTACTCTAGTTACTTGTATTTAGAAGTAAAAATTACCAAGCAAGATGGAACCGACATCGATGCTGGAACTCAGATAGGTCCAGTTAATCTGTTAGCTCACAGCTTGTTCGGGCAAGTAGACGTATGGCTAAATGATACATTGATCACATCGTCATCAAACCTGTACCACTACAGAGCTTATCTCGAGACTTTACTGTCATTTAGCGATGAGTCTAAAAAATCACAACTGACTATGAGTCTATACTCAAAAGATACACCAGGCCAAATGGATGATATCGCTGACGCTAATACAGGGTTAGTCGCGAGAAGAGGATTTACCGATAAAAGCAAAACGGTACCACTCATATGTAAACTCCATTCGGTTATTTTTTTCCAAAAGCGGTTGCTACTAAATGGGGTAGATATGCAAATAAAACTCATCAGAAATTCTGATAAATTCGTTTTGATGGGCGCAAACAACTCAActcacaaattaaaaataactgcTGCATCGTTTTTT GGGGGTATTGACAAGATTCCTAACGAAGAGTTCACCTTTCCATCATGCGCCGTGATCAACACAAAGCCACATACAGAAAGAGGCGAACATTGGGTGTGTTTTATCAAAAACAGAGACAGAACTGGTATATATTTTGACAGCTATGGATACGCACCTTACAATTTACCCGAAGTGGGAGATGTACTGGCTAATTGCATAGACTGGACATATAATGCCAAATCACTTCAGACTCCATTCTCTACTGTATGCGGAGAATATTGTATCTTCTTTCTAACGCATATGGCAAAGGGGTTCCCTCTAGATCATATTATTAATCTTCTTGACGATAATGGAGATACTTTTGCAAATGATGCTTTCGTCTATAGCTATACAATACACAAGTACAGAAATGTTATCAACACTACTATAGCAGTTTAA
- the LOC137401849 gene encoding octapeptide-repeat protein T2-like — MGKRGGKNGKKRREEGKERREREREREREKGKERREEREREEREREKRERREREREREREREREREKG; from the exons ATGGGAAAAAGAGGAGGGAAGAATGGGAAAAAGAGGAGAGAAGAAgggaaagagaggagagagagagagagagagagagagagagagaaaggaaaagagaggagagaagagagggaaagagaggagagagagagagagaaaagagagaga agagagagagagagagagagagagagagagagagagagagagagagagaaaggg